One window of Triticum dicoccoides isolate Atlit2015 ecotype Zavitan chromosome 5A, WEW_v2.0, whole genome shotgun sequence genomic DNA carries:
- the LOC119301254 gene encoding bZIP transcription factor 44-like, giving the protein MSSGTSFTSSQGTRSSRSAEDCPDLRAQMEKRRKRRKESNRESARRSRVRKQQHLDDLSLQVDQLKNQSQQMNMVLGMTTQNLVALQAQNSVMQTQKMELESRLCALGEIICCMNSITSTANPVAAMGATTSSAYDIFGAGSTWSQPIDLYQCF; this is encoded by the exons ATGTCAAGTGGGACCTCGTTCACGTCGAGCCAAGGGACCCGGAGCTCCAGGTCCGCCGAGGATTGCCCGGACCTCCGGGcccagatggagaagaggaggaagaggaggaaagagTCCAACCGGGAGTCGGCACGCCGATCTAGGGTGCGCAAGCAACAACACCTCGACGACCTCTCCTTGCAG GTGGATCAGCTCAAGAACCAGAGCCAACAAATGAACATGGTGCTGGGCATGACCACCCAAAACCTTGTGGCGCTGCAAGCACAGAACTCGGTGATGCAGACACAGAAGATGGAGCTGGAGAGCAGGCTGTGCGCCCTGGGCGAGATCATCTGCTGCATGAACTCTATCACTAGCACAGCGAACCCCGTCGCCGCCATGGGCGCCACAACAAGCAGTGCCTATGACATTTTTGGCGCCGGCAGCACATGGAGCCAGCCCATAGACTTGTACCAGTGcttctaa